TCGCGTTTGCCGACGCCTGCGACTCCCTCCGCGGATGGGGCCGGGGGCTCCGGCGCGCCGTCGGGAATTGGTACAACGCGCAATCCGCCGAAGACTTGGCCTACGGCCTGGTGAAGTACCAGATCCGCGAAGGGTGGAGCCACCGTGACCTGCTGCGCCTGGCGCATCCGGTTGCGGCAACGCCGGACCACGACGCGCTGTTCCAGTGGGCCGTCAGCAAGGAACTGAAGGCGGACATCCCGCTGGTTAGCGCCGTGCTGGCTTTGCGGCAAGCCAAAGATCTGGACACCGTTTGCGAACTCATCCGCGAATTCCGGATCCCGCGGGAAGCCGTGCCGACCGAGATGCTGACCGAACCGCGTGTTTGGGAAGCCCTCTTGGATGACATGCCGCTGACCGCGATGCTCCGGAACTTGGGGAACCTCTCCAAGCTCGGCGTTTTGCGCAAGAGCTTGTTCGGGGCGCATTCGCCGGGGGTCGACAAGGTTGTTTCCACATTGGAAAATCCGGTTCGCCTCCGCAAGTCGCGGGTTCACCCGGTTGCGGTCTTGGCCGCTCTGACAACCTACGCTTCCGGGCGTGGGTTCCGGGGAGACGGATCGTGGAAGCCGGTACAACGGGTCGTCGACGCGCTCGACCGGGCGTTTTACGATTCGTTCGCGAACGTGGAACCGACCGGTAAGCGGATCGTCCTCGCCTTGGACGTCTCCGGGTCGATGGCCGGAACCCTGGTTGCCGGGGTCGTCGGGCTCGACTGCCGCCGGGCGTGCGGGGCGATGGCTCTGGCGACGGCGGCTTCGGAAAAATCGGCATCGTTCCTCGCGTTCGACACAAGCGTGTACCCGCTGGCGATCGATGGTTCGATGAGGCTTGACACGGTGGCCTCGCTGCTGGCAAAAACCGGTGGCGGCGGAACCGACTGTGCGGCCCCAATCCAACATATGGTCAAGAAGAAGGTGGAAGCTGACGCGATCATCCTCTACACCGACTCGGAAACCTGGTACGGGTCGCAGCACCCGGCTGAAGCGATGGCGGATTACCGCCGGAAGGTCAACCGGAACGCCAAGCTCGTCGTGGTCGCCATGGCGTCCAACCGGACGTCAGTCGCTGACCCGCTCGACCCGCTGACGTTGAACGTGGTCGGGTTCGATGTCACGGTGCCGAACCTGATCGCGCAGTTTGTGAACGCGTAGGTCACTGTCCTAACCCCCTGGCCTTCAAGCCGGGGGGTTCGAACTTTGCAGCTGCGGCCCTACCACTTTCCCTCTTAGGGAGTCTCAGTACCCTTGCCTATGCGGCGGTACGCCTCTCGGAAGGGAATCCCTTCTTGCTGCACAAGGCGGAAGGCCGCTTCGGCGGCGTTGATACCGGGGTCCGTGACTGCCGCCGCCCGTGCGGCATCGAACTCCACACGTCCGACCGCATAGGCGGCAATATCCAAACACCCCAATGTGCGGTCGATTAATCGGAAGAGCGGCTCCTTGACCAATTGCAGGTCGCGGTGGTAGCCCGATGTCATCTTGGCGGTCACCGCCAACACCGCTTGGAGGTCGGCAGGGGCCTGGGCGCTGTGCCCGCGCAGCAATTCGAACACGTCGGGATTGCGCTTTTGCGGCATGACCGAAGATCCGGTTGTGATGTCTTCCGCGAGCCTCACAAACCCGAATTCCTGCGAAGCATAAAGGCAGAGGTCGGCCCCCAGGCGGCCGATGTCTTGCAAAATCAGGCTGCCCGCAAAGGCCAGGGCCGCCTCCGCTTTGCCCCGGCTAAGCTGGGGGGCCGTAACCGGCTGATGGGTTGCGGCAAATCCGAGGTGCGCGGTAACTTGGTTCCGGTCCAGGTTCAAACCCGGCGTGCCATATCCGGCGGCAGAGCCGAGCGGATTGAGCCCGGCCAATGACTCAGCATAGTCCAGGGCTCCGGCGGAGTGCCTGATTTCCGCGCTGAATCCTTCCGCCCACAATTGGACACTGGATGGCATTGCCTGCTGGAGGTGCGTGTAGCCCGGGATGGCCACGTCTCCCTGCGCCTCTGCCAAACGGTCAAGGGCCTGGCAAACCTCGTGGGCGGCATGGCGGATGCCGGTGGAGGCATCAAGGAGGTACAGGCGCAAAGCGGCAAGCACTTGGTCGTTCCGTGACCGGCCGAGATGGATCTTTCCCCCGAGTGAACCCAATTTCTCCGTCAACCGGTTTTCGATGGCCGTATGGCAGTCCTCCATTTCTATGGAGATCTCGAGCGATTCTTGCCCGATTTCTTGCAACGCCTGGCACATTGCGGAACACTCTGCCGCCGTCAAGTGCCCGCACGACTCCAACATGCGGGCGTGGGCGGCACTGGCCAAGAGGTCATACGGGATTAGGCGTTGGTCCAAAACGGGGTCTTGGCCGACCGTGAATTCCAAAATCTTCCGGCTGACCGGAGTGCCCTTGTCCCAAAGGCGGCTCATGCCAAGAACCTCTGGGCTACCGCCCGGTAGGCCCCGTACCCGGCTACAACCTCCGACTCCCAAATGAATTCATCCGCAGTATGGGATCGCGCCGAATCGCCCGGCCCGAACTTGATGGCGTCAAACCCCTCGAACCAGACTTGGTCGCTCATCGTCCGGCTCGCAAACGGCGTGGCGCCGGGAACGGCGTCTATCACCGTTTGGACGATCCGGGATCCGGGATCGCACGAAAAGGCTTTTAGCCGGGAGCTCCGGATCTCCACCCGGCTTTCCAGGGTTCTACGGAGCAGGTCGGTGATCTCCTCGTGGGTTTCAATGAACCCGTCGTCTGCCGGCACCGTCCGGATGTCCAGGATGGCGCGCGCTTCTGCAGGAACTTGGTTTTTTGCCCCTGAGCCGCTGACGACGGTCGGGTTGATGGTGGGCGCGCCGAACCGGGCGTGGGGGGTCAGCCCGACCTGTTCCAGCCGGGAGATGTCGCGGGCCAATTTGAACACTGGGTTGTCGGCAGGAATGGTGTTTGCCGCGTGCCCTGCTATCCCCTCGGCGACAAGTTCCAAAACCAGCAAACCCCGTTGCCAGACCCCGATTTGGAGCCCCGTCGGTTCACCCACGATGACCCCTTTGGGCCGCCAGCCAAGGTCATCTCGCAGATAGGGCCACGCGACTTCCGTGCCCTGCCCTCCGGTTTCTTCCTCGGGGCTGAGGAGGATCGCCAGGCCCGGCACATCATGGAGGCTGCAAAAGGTCGCGAGCATGGCGGCGGCACACCCTTTGGCGTCGTTGCTCCCCAGGCCATAGACCCGACCGTCGACGACATCTGCCGTCCAAGGATCCCTTGTCCAGGCGTCGTTGGGCGGGACGGTGTCGAAGTGGGTGTTTAAGAGCAGCCTCGGCTTGCCCGCGGTTTTCGCAATCACGTTCAATCCGTGGCGCGACACCTCGGCCCCGCTACGGCGCAAGTGCGCGGCGATGAACTCGGAAATCTCCCCTTCGTTGTGGCTCACCGACGGGATCGACACCAAGTTCCGATGCAAGGCAAGCAGGTCGTTCATGGCAGAATCAGAGTGCCGCAGCCCTCGTTGGTGAACACTTCGGTCAAAAGGCAGTCGGGGAAAGACAGCCCGACCACGTGAACCCGCTCGACCCCGCCCCGCAGGGCGGTTTTCACCGCCGAGACTTTGGGAAGCATTCCGGCTCTAACCGTGCCGTCGCTTTGCAGAGCGTCCAGTTCGTCCAGAGTGATTTGGGTGATCAGCGAATTGGGGTCGGCGACTTCACGCAGGATGCCACGGGGGGTGGTAACGATAACCAGCTTAGCCGCCCCCACCGCCGTCGCAATCCGGGCTGCCACGTCGTCGGCATTAATGTTGAGGATCTGGCCCTGGTTGTCGCAAGAAATCGGGCTGACAACCGGGACCGTGCCGCTCGAGAGGGCCATTTCGATAGGGGCAGGATTGATGGAACAGATTTCGCCGACGAGCCCAAAATCGGTTTGTCCGGTACTGGTTTTGACCGGCGGCCGCTTGACGGCATCCACGAGCCCGGCATCGATTCCGCTCAGCCCGACGGCGGCAAGGCCCTGCTTTCGGCAAGCCGCCAAAATGGCCGCTTGAGTTTGGCCGTTGATGGCCATCACCGCCGCATCCAAAGCTTCGAGATCGGTCACCCGGCGGCCATCC
Above is a genomic segment from Armatimonadota bacterium containing:
- a CDS encoding TROVE domain-containing protein, which encodes MKYTQLFHKAKTRQSQPIAGSGQTRNSAGGYGWDVDRWEMLDRFLILGSETGTVYVAAQKLTADHARNVIEAIKDDGVRAVARIVEVSTRSLAPKNDAAVFALALAAAHGDEKTRKAAFDAVSQVCRTGTHLFAFADACDSLRGWGRGLRRAVGNWYNAQSAEDLAYGLVKYQIREGWSHRDLLRLAHPVAATPDHDALFQWAVSKELKADIPLVSAVLALRQAKDLDTVCELIREFRIPREAVPTEMLTEPRVWEALLDDMPLTAMLRNLGNLSKLGVLRKSLFGAHSPGVDKVVSTLENPVRLRKSRVHPVAVLAALTTYASGRGFRGDGSWKPVQRVVDALDRAFYDSFANVEPTGKRIVLALDVSGSMAGTLVAGVVGLDCRRACGAMALATAASEKSASFLAFDTSVYPLAIDGSMRLDTVASLLAKTGGGGTDCAAPIQHMVKKKVEADAIILYTDSETWYGSQHPAEAMADYRRKVNRNAKLVVVAMASNRTSVADPLDPLTLNVVGFDVTVPNLIAQFVNA
- a CDS encoding argininosuccinate lyase: MSRLWDKGTPVSRKILEFTVGQDPVLDQRLIPYDLLASAAHARMLESCGHLTAAECSAMCQALQEIGQESLEISIEMEDCHTAIENRLTEKLGSLGGKIHLGRSRNDQVLAALRLYLLDASTGIRHAAHEVCQALDRLAEAQGDVAIPGYTHLQQAMPSSVQLWAEGFSAEIRHSAGALDYAESLAGLNPLGSAAGYGTPGLNLDRNQVTAHLGFAATHQPVTAPQLSRGKAEAALAFAGSLILQDIGRLGADLCLYASQEFGFVRLAEDITTGSSVMPQKRNPDVFELLRGHSAQAPADLQAVLAVTAKMTSGYHRDLQLVKEPLFRLIDRTLGCLDIAAYAVGRVEFDAARAAAVTDPGINAAEAAFRLVQQEGIPFREAYRRIGKGTETP
- a CDS encoding M20/M25/M40 family metallo-hydrolase, encoding MNDLLALHRNLVSIPSVSHNEGEISEFIAAHLRRSGAEVSRHGLNVIAKTAGKPRLLLNTHFDTVPPNDAWTRDPWTADVVDGRVYGLGSNDAKGCAAAMLATFCSLHDVPGLAILLSPEEETGGQGTEVAWPYLRDDLGWRPKGVIVGEPTGLQIGVWQRGLLVLELVAEGIAGHAANTIPADNPVFKLARDISRLEQVGLTPHARFGAPTINPTVVSGSGAKNQVPAEARAILDIRTVPADDGFIETHEEITDLLRRTLESRVEIRSSRLKAFSCDPGSRIVQTVIDAVPGATPFASRTMSDQVWFEGFDAIKFGPGDSARSHTADEFIWESEVVAGYGAYRAVAQRFLA
- the argB gene encoding acetylglutamate kinase, with translation MTNSPVQALRHALPYLGHYRGKAFVVKLGGEAVAQPAALASLIEQVAILSALGIRVVVVHGGGPQTNGLSERLGLVPQFVDGRRVTDLEALDAAVMAINGQTQAAILAACRKQGLAAVGLSGIDAGLVDAVKRPPVKTSTGQTDFGLVGEICSINPAPIEMALSSGTVPVVSPISCDNQGQILNINADDVAARIATAVGAAKLVIVTTPRGILREVADPNSLITQITLDELDALQSDGTVRAGMLPKVSAVKTALRGGVERVHVVGLSFPDCLLTEVFTNEGCGTLILP